One genomic region from Drosophila busckii strain San Diego stock center, stock number 13000-0081.31 chromosome 3R, ASM1175060v1, whole genome shotgun sequence encodes:
- the LOC108603642 gene encoding histone deacetylase 3: MTERRVSYFYNADVGNFHYGAGHPMKPQRLAVTHSLVMNYGLNKKMKIYRPYKASAQDMLRFHSDEYIAYLQQVTPQNIQCNSVAYTKYLAHFSVGEDCPVFDGLFDFCAMYTGASLEGAQKLNHNHSDICINWSGGLHHAKKFEASGFCYVNDIVIGILELLKYNPRVLYIDIDVHHGDGVQEAFYLTDRVMTASFHKYGNYFFPGTGDMYEIGAESGRYYSVNVPLKEGIDDQSYFQVFKPIISAIMDFYRPTAIVLQCGADSLAGDRLGCFSLSTRGHGECVKFVKELNVPTLVVGGGGYTLRNVARCWTHETSLLLDQDISNDLPETEYYDFFAPDFTLHPEINSRQDNANSKQYLELIVKHVYENLKMCQHSPSVQMIQTPPDVDLEELRSREESDPDIRMSQAEEDKLVDAKNEFYDNEQDQDKPDSVES; encoded by the exons ATGACTGAAAGGCGTGTCTCATATTTCTACAATGCCGATGTGGGTAACTTCCACTACGGTGCTGGGCATCCAATGAAGCCACAGCGCTTAGCAGTTACCCACAGTCTAGTTATGAACTACGGCTTGAACAAAAAGATGAAAATCTACAGACCGTACAA aGCGAGTGCACAGGACATGCTGCGTTTTCATAGTGATGAATACATTGCCTACTTGCAACAGGTGACGCCACAGAATATACAGTGCAATT CCGTGGcctatacaaaatatttggcacACTTTAGTGTTGGTGAGGACTGTCCTGTATTCGATGGGCTGTTTGACTTTTGCGCAATGTATACAGGAGCTTCGCTTGAAGGTGCACAGAAACTTAACCATAATCACAGCGACATCTGCATAAACTGGTCAGGAGGTCTGCATCATGCTAAGAAATTTGAAGCCTCAGGTTTTTGTTATGTGAATGACATTGTCATTGGCATACTGGAGCTCTTAAAGTATAATCCGCGAGTGTTGTATATAGACATAGATGTACATCATGGCGATGGTGTGCAAGAGGCATTCTATTTAACAGATCGTGTAATGACAGCGTCATTTCATAAATACGGCAATTACTTCTTTCCTGGCACTGGAGATATGTATGAGATTGGTGCGGAGTCTGGTCGTTATTATAGTGTTAATGTACCGCTTAAGGAGGGTATTGATGATCAGAGTTACTTCCAAGTGTTTAAGCCGATCATTTCTGCCATAATGGACTTTTATAGACCCACGGCAATTGTATTACAATGTGGTGCTGACTCCTTAGCTGGAGATCGTCTTGGTTGCTTTTCGCTTAGCACACGTGGACACGGAGAGTGTGTCAAGTTCGTGAAAGAATTGAATGTGCCCACGTTGGTGGTTGGTGGTGGCGGCTACACCTTGCGCAACGTGGCACGATGCTGGACGCATGAAACCTCACTGCTCTTGGATCAAGATATATCAAATGACCTGCCCGAAACCGAATATTATGATTTTTTTGCGCCCGACTTTACGTTACATCCAGAAATCAACTCGCGTCAAGATAATGCCAACTCAAAACAATATTTGGAACTAATTGTTAAGCATGTTTATGAGAATCTCAAGATGTGCCAACATTCACCAAGCGTGCAAATGATACAAACACCACCAGACGTAGATCTGGAGGAATTGCGCTCAAGAGAAGAATCTGATCCGGATATACGCATGTCACAGGCCGAGGAGGACAAACTAGTCGATGCAAAAAATGAGTTTTACGATAACGAACAAGACCAGGACAAGCCAGATTCAGTTGAAAGTTAA